From a single Elgaria multicarinata webbii isolate HBS135686 ecotype San Diego chromosome 18, rElgMul1.1.pri, whole genome shotgun sequence genomic region:
- the LOC134410625 gene encoding selenoprotein M-like: protein LVLKHLAGADPELVLLNFKYEELQRIPLAEMSREEINRLVKELGFYRKETRDSPVPEEFQLAPAKPLPASEESQREQAAERKGAKGSEL from the exons cttgtcctgaaacacctggctggagcggatcccgaactggtgctgctcaactttaagtatgaagagttgcag agaaTTCCATTGGCTGAAATGTCCCGGGAAGAGATCAACCGGCTGGTGAAAGAGTTGGGGTTCTACCGGAAGGAGACGCGCGACTCACCTGTTCCGGAAGAGTTCCAGCTTGCCCCCGcgaagcctctgcctgcctcagaagaatcccagagagaacaggcggcagagaggaaaggggcgaagggcagcgaactgtaa